Within Lolium rigidum isolate FL_2022 chromosome 5, APGP_CSIRO_Lrig_0.1, whole genome shotgun sequence, the genomic segment ccgagcaggtaaaacgataacaaagataatttctgaagtgatatgccatcataaccttgatcatactatttgtaaacatatgtagtgaatgcagcgatcaaaacaatggtaatgacatgagtaaacaagtgaatcataaagcaaagacttttcatgaatagtacttcaagacaagtattaataagtcttgcataagagttaactcataaagcaataaatcaaagtaaaggcattgaagcaacacaaaggaagattaagtttcagcggttgctttcaacttgtaacatgtatatctcatagataattgtcaacatagagtaatataacaagtacaatatgcaagtatgtaggaatcaatgcacagttcacacaagtgtttgcttcttgaggtggagagagataggtgaaccgactcaacataaaagtaaagagaatggtccttcaaagaggaaagcatcgattgctatatttgtgctagagcttttattttgaaaacatgaaacaattttgtcaacggtagtaataaagcatatgagttatgtacattatatcttacaagttgcaagtctcatgcatagtatactaatagtgcccgcaccttgtcctaattagcttggactaccggatctttgcaatgcacatgttttaaccaagtgtcacaatggggtacctccatgccgcctgtacaaaggtctaaggagaaagctcacattttggatttctcgcttttgattattctcaacttagacatccataccgggacaacatggacaacagataatggactcctctttaatgcataagcatgtggcaacaattattattctcatatgagattgaggatatgtgtccaaaactgaaacttccaccatgaatcatggctttagttagcggcccaaagttcttctctaacaatatgcatgctccaaccatgaaggtggtagatctctcttacttcggacaagacggacatgcatagcaactcacatgatattcaacaaagaatagttgatggcgtccccgtaagcatggttatcgcacaacaagcaacttaataagagataaagtgcataagtacatattcaataccacaatagtttttaaactatttgtcccatgagctatatattgcaaaggtgaatgatggaattttaaaggtagcactcaagcaatttactttggaatggcggataaataccatgtagtaggtaggtatggtggacacaaatggcatagtggttggctcaagtattttggatgcatgagaagtattcctctcgatacaaggtttaggctagcaaggttatttgaaacaaacacaaggatgaacggtacagcaaaactcacataaaagacttattgtaaacattataagactccataccgtcttccttgttgttcaaaactcaatactagatgttatctagactctagagaaaccaaatatgcaaaccaaattagcgagctctaagtatttcttcattaatgggtgcaaagtatatgatgcaagagcttagacatgagcacaacaattgccaagtatcaaattatccaagacattttagagttactacatgtagcattttccaattccaaccatataacaatttaacgaagatgaaacttcgccatgaatactatgagtagagcctaaggacatatttgtccatatgctacagcggagcgtgtctctctcccataaagtgaatgctaggatccattttattcaaacaaaacaaaaaaacaaaaacaaaccgacgctccaagcaaagtgcataagatgtgacggaataaaaatatagtttcgggggaggaacccgataatgttgtcgatgaagaaggggatgccttgggcatccccaagcttagacgcttgaatcttcttaaaatatgcaggggtgaaccaccggggcatccccaagcttagagctttcactctccttgatcatattgcatcatactcctctcttgatccttgaaaacttcctccacaccaaactcgaaacaactcattagagggttagtgcataatcaaaaactcacatgttaggaggtgacacaatcattcttaacacttctggacattgctcaaagctactggaaggtaatggaacaaagaaatccacccaacacagtgaaagaagcaatgcgaaataaaaggcagaatctgtcaaaacagaacagtccgtaaagacgaattttaaaagggcaccagacttcctcaaatgaaaatgcccaaattgaataaagttgcgtacatatctgaggatcactcacgtaaattggcataattttctgagttacctacagagaattagacccagattcgtgacagcaaagaaatctggaactgcgcagtaatccaaatctagtatttactttactatcaaagactttacttggcacaacaaaacataaaactaagataaggagaggttgctacagtagtaaacaacttccaagacacaaatataaaacaaagtactgtagcaaaataacacatgggttatctcccaagaagttctttctttatagccattaagatgggctcagcagttttaatgatgcactcgcaaaaattgtatttgaagcaaaagagagcatcaagaggcaaattcaaaacacatttaagcctaacatgcttcctatgcttaggagtcttgtaaataaacaagttcatgaagagcaaagtaacaagcataggaagataaaacaagtgtagcttcaaaaatttcagcacatagagaggcattttagtaacatgaaaatttctacaaccatattttcctctctcataataactttcagtagcatcatgagcaaactcaacaatataactatcacataaagcattcttatcatgagtctcatgcataaaattattactctccacataggcatagtcaattttattagtaatagcgggagcaaattcaacaaagtagctatcattattattctcatcaagtgtaggaggcatagtataatcacaacaaaatttactctccatagtaggtggcaccaaaagaccactatcattataatcataaataggaggcaaggtatcatcaaagaaaattttctcctcaatgcttgggggactaaaaagatcatgaaaaccagcttccccaagcttagaactttctacattattatcaacaatggtgttcaaaatgttcatactaatattactactagcatgcaaataagattccataggttttttaattttcgcatcaaacaatccatgttttaaatcaggaaatagaataagaagctcattgttgtccattatgccaaactggtgtaaacaagaaacaaaaagatgcaattgcaggatctaaaggaaatagcttcgagcacacacacaacggtaacgagaaaagtactttacccgggaccggagtgtgagtgccttttacctttcctccccgacaacggcgccggaaaagtgcttgatgtctacgggagcttctattcttgtagacggtgttgggcctccaagagcgagaggtttgtagaacagcagcaagtttcccttaagtggatcacccaaggtttatcgaactcagggaggaagaggtcaaagatatccctctcatgcaaccctgcaaccacaaagcaagaagtctcttgtgtcgccaacacacctaataggtgcactagttcggcgaagagatagtgaaatacaggtggtatgaataagtagtagcaacggcaccagaaaagtgctttgcccgagacgagtaaacaagcagatagtaacgcagcggtagtaacgcaacgaacgagtaaacaagcagcgatagcaagtatttaggaacaaggcctagggattacactttcactagtggacactctcaacattgatcacataacagaatagataaatgcatactctacacttttgttggatgatgaacacattgcgtaggattacacgaaccctcaatgccggagttaacaagctccacaataatgctcatattttagtaacctttagtgtaagatagatcaaaagactaaaccaagtactagcatagcatgcacaatatcaccttcatgcatatgtaggaggaatagatcacatcaatattatcatagcaatagttaacttcgcaatctacaagagatcatgatcatagcataaaccaagtactaacacggtgcacacactgtctcctttgcacacgtgcaggaggaataaaactactttaataacattgctagagtagcacatagataaattgtgatacaaacacattgcaatcataaagagatataaataagcacctcactatgccattcaacagtgaataagtattctgtgaaatatagcctaagagacccacacggtgcacacactcgtcacctttacacacgtgggacaaggagtctccggagatcacataagtaaaactcacttgactagcataatgacatctagattacaagcatcatcatatgaatctcaatcatgtaaggcagctcatgagattattgtattgaagcacataggagagagatgaaccacatagctaccggtacagccccgagcctcgatggagaactactccctcctcatgggagcagcagcggtgatgaagatggcggtggagatggcagcggtgtcgatggagaagccttccgggggcacttccccgctccggcagggtgccggaacagagactcctgtcccccagatcttggcttcgcgatggcggcggctctgtaaggttttccgtatcgtggttcttcgcatcagggttttcgcgacggaggctttatataggcgaagaggcggcgcgagagggtcgaaggggtggccacaccatatggcggcgcggccggggcccgggccgcgccggcctatggtccgggggcccggtgcccccctccggtccttcccgggtgttccggatgcttccggtgaaaataggaacctaggtcttcgtttcgtccaattccgagaatatttcgttactaggatttcgaaaccaaaaacagcagaaaacgagaaccggcacttcggcatcttgttaataggttagttccagaaaatgcacgaatatgacataaagtgtgcataaaacatgtaggtatcatcaataatatggcatagaacataagaaattatcgatacgtcggagacgtatcagggggctaaaaccctaaacctacggaggcctttagtcgcggttggccagaagaaccgcgactaaaggtcctccgccctggcgctcgcctgccgcccacgtgtatgggcctttagtcgcggttcgtacgaaccgcgactaaaggggggggcctttagtcgcgcataattggtcgcggttgcgcaaccgcgactaatggcagttacgaaccgcgaccaatggccgtttttctaccagtggttaCACCTTAGGTTTCAGAGTATATGCAATTTACTCATCTCCCAATCCGAAGGAAGGTGGTGATTCTTGGCATGCTTTATCAAACAAAGCCCAGAGCAATATTATATAGAATTAACACGGGCAGCGACACCAATGTCCCAAATATTACCCTGGAAGATTCAACAAAAAGATACACATTCATTTACCGAAACAAGAGGATTTGCTTATACTATTAAGCTAATTCACCCAACACATAACAACTTACCCGGTGCTAAGTACATCAGCGTGCAGGCCATACACCCTCGCGTACCCAAACGCAGTGATGGATTGAGGAAGGGCGGCCTGTGGACAATAATCACCATAAGTGGCAAGAACATTCAGTGATCATTCAGGTTTATGCAATCGCGCCGTAGCTTCATGCAGGATAATTACCTGTATGATGGTAGCACGCAGGACGTCTCCACGGAGCCCCAGAGCAGCCGCTGCCGCGGCAGTGGCAGCTGGGCCGGCGATGAATCGCAGCACCATGCCCAGCGCGGTCAGGCTAGTCCCGCAGGCGATGATCCTCTCCTGCAGCGCCATGAACTGGCCTGCAGTTCACCTGGTTAATGCAAAATATATATTCTACTCATCTTTTCTTGTGATTGTTCTGCCCTACTTATCTACTGCTTCTAGCATACCGATGCTGAACATGCGGAGTCCAAGCCCCGTCCTTGATATGATCAACACCGAACCCTCAATGATGCTTGGAGTCTCGATGTGCCACCTATATGTGCACAAAATTAAGTAATGAATAATGAAAAGTTCAGACGAATGCTAAGTGGTATCAAACAAATTTCTGAAGTGATGCGGGGTTCAAAGAAACGGACAATATTTTAGGAAATGAATAAATATTGTGAAAAATCATGGTACAAATGAAAATCAAACGGAATAGTCCTTTTTTGAAAACAGGCAAAATATTTTCCTTTTCATTATTAAGAACAAGGTGGCCTGTGACAAAAATAGAATAAAATTATATTACATGCATTCTAATACCTCGAAATAGCATTTTTTTCCTGTTTTATAAATAAATCCTGAATCAATACAAGGTAGTGAGGAACCCTCTTACAAAAATAGGGTAACATCGTGTTGCACCGCTGATGTCGAGTCCGAAAAACGGACCAGGGTTTTCATCCGGAACCCAGCCACATGGAGGATACCAACAACAACGCCCACAAGGAGGGATACGATACCGATAGGTGTCACCACCGCCGGTGCTGTAGCCAGAGCTTTCGCATAGGACCACGTCAATCGTGCCACCCAAAGGAGGGACGGTGCCACCAACTTGAGTTCTCCAAGTCTAGCCAGGGTACCACCACCACGACGACAACAACACCAGGAGTACCCGTCGCCCTCCCAACACTGCCCAAGTAGCCAAGGGGATGTGCCACCACCGCCGCAGTGTTGCTCGCCGCCGCTGGGCTAGACATGCAGCCTCTCCATCCAGAGTCGCTGCCCCTGCCGTCCATGCCCCTGCGCATCGGCAACGGCCTGGAGAGAACTAGCCACATACCGCGGGGATGCGCTAGACCCAAGCCCGCCTGACCAGATCTGACCTGGACGCGCATGCCCGAGAGAGTAGTGTGCCCAACAACATCTCCAACCGCTCGGGGGGCAACCACCTCGACATCAACCGTTCCAAGCCGCCACAGACCTACCTGGTCCCTCGCCCAACGCGGAGGCTATGAGTAAGTGCAAGAAGTGCATAGGTTCAAAGTGATGGCCGGTTTTATTTTAGCCCTTAAGCTTTGATCATACAAGGGAAAGTTAGTTCTATCTTGATCTCCGTTCAAACTGTATGATCAATAACATTGTAATGTTTTCTAATACATGTTATTTTTGTCCACACATATCAATGCAAAAGAGGacatttaaaataaaataaataaataaataaaatagctGAAAATTTTCGGTAGATATGTATGCCATTATCTGAAGAACCAAGAGATTGCAAATAGAAGATATTCAAAAGGAGTAATTATACTAGATGGTAGATGTCAGTAGTAggtaaacccttataggcgacaaATCATTAGTGGCGCATTACGATGGGAACACCACATGGTATTTTCTCAAAATATCAATGACGTGTTTAGGTGCATGGTGCCACCTAGTTACTTACTGGTGGTGTGTCTGCCAAAGAAAACACCATTGGTAAGTGGGACCAACAGTCCTATAGGGAAAAAATAATAGTGGTGTTTAGGTGCACAATGCTACCTAGTTACTTACGGGTGGCGTTCCTGCCAAAGAAAACACCGTGGTCACATCACTAGCATTTCCTTACTAGTGACATGGTCACCGCCCTGCCCAGCATAGCTAGGCTACGTGCGACCACACCACACCATACCCATGGCTGGCCTCCCATACTCACTATCCAGCCGCTCTCCTCATCCtcatccccaaaccctagcaccccctgCTGCCACCAGATGCTCCTCTCTCACGTCACTGCCTCCACAACCGGATGCTACTCTCTTGCGGCCCCACATCTCCCGCAATCTTCCAGGCTCTCCTTGCCACACCCGCTTCCTCGCCGCGTTGTCACCGCTGCGTCCTCATCACCAAATCAGCACACCAGCATCCTTGCCGGTTTCCTACATCCCAGTCGAGGTGAGCCTCCCCTCCTCTGTTTTTAATTGATTTAGTAATTTGAAGGTTTAGAAAAATTGTAATGTGTCTAATgttgatatatatattttttagattAGTGGAACTAAAAAcattgtggattcagattttagaaacattttaaaatgtctagTGTTTAGTGTACAATATAGATTTACATTTTAGATTATTGAATTTATAATATTGTGATTTAGATTATACTAGATTTAGTAGAATTTTTTCGTCACAATCTTGTTATGTACTATTATTGTTTAAACGTAGTTGTTTGGAAGATGTTCAAAATGACAACCAACATTTTGGAAAAACGTTTTTTTCATTAAAATTGTGGCCCTCAATATGTCCGAtatttattaaagatcataacaattTTTCGTCAATTTTAATAActaatttttacttattttttgttAGGTCTCGATACCCTGCATAACATGGAGCAGCAGCagttccatggtatgtgaaagaaGGTGAAGAAGTCACCCACGTAGGGATGGAGATCATAGTGGTGGGAAGAAGCCTTAGGTTGGCACGTGGAAGACCCTAGAGATGGCAGTGCACGGCTATGACTGAGTAGCGTGCTTTGATATCAGCCTAGCCACTAAGAGGTCGAGAAGAAGTATAGGGCCCTACGTGGTGCATTACTCCAATGATCCTCTTGTGGTGGCATACAACCACCAGGTGTTTGGGTCTGACGGCGCGGGTGCACTAGCAGGATGGTCAGGAGGCCAACCCCACTGTCTCATGCCAGCGGGACGAGCCGGAGGACacctagtggtcttttgatgaatCGAATGCCATCGAGACTAGGATGagctcgaggaggatgaggagctcTAGAGATATTTAGGCACTAGAGCAAGTTTCTAAATTATAGGCTGTTTTATGTTTAATACGCAACTTATCGAACTAGAGTTTATAATGTTTTATGCTTAATATGCAACTGATCTTACAAGAGGTTACAATATCTTATGTTTAATATGAAACATATAATGCTAGAGTTTAGAACTACTTAATGTTCCTTTCTTTAATCTTTATAAACGTGATTATTCACCAGATGGATCCCATGTGCGTTCATTGTGGCTACACCAAGTTCAACGATAAGAAGTTTTTCATAACGCTTGCTAGAAATTTGAAACTAGGACGGTATGTTCTAAGTCAACATGTTGTGCCTGAGTTGTTTATAGTTTCTCCCATGAAATTTCTAGCAAATTcttgttttcttatttttttttctcAGGCCATCCCTACAGCACAATATGTGACTTCATGGACCGTGTCAACACAGACAATTTTTTTTTACCAAGAACCATTTGATTTTACCTTGTATAGCCGATAGTGCCCACAAGGATCGGTAGGGTTCAAGTCATTAACGAGGTAGACCGATCCTATTTTAGTTGCCTAGGTTGGAGAGAACTTGTAGAACTCTACGGGATGAAAGTTGAGACAAGGTGGAAGTTTTATCTCGGCCATGGTTATGACACCATATATTTCTTTAATAAGTCCCGCTAGAACTCATTCTCTTCCGAATCTGAAGACCGCGGCCCCAGAGATGATGACATGATCACTCTGTATTACTCCGAGGAGCCTAGTGATGATGACTCTGGCTAGATGGCTAGGTAGGTAGTGATATGCTAGTTGATTGATGAATGTCAACAATATGCTACTCTAGCTAGTTATATGCTATTTTTGTTGCTAAATTCAATAAAGGTAGCagttttcttctatttttggaaTCACATTGCTACTGCAGTGGCACGCCGCTCCTATTTCTGTTACTAGTGTCTTGTCATACTTGCACAACAACATTATATATGTTACTAGTGGCTTGTTATACTTGCACACCACTAGTATATATGTTACTAGTGGCATGAGGCTAGCACACCACTAGTAACGTGTACCATTTGCACCATATTATTGGTGTACCACATACGTACACACCACTAACACTGATTTTGGCATACCACTATATATATTAGTAATTTCTCGAGtagtgtatgtatgtatgtatatatCCGAAATATATAATAACATTGATTAATTTTACTTCCATACAAACTCTATTGAATTGTATATCAATATTCTAAGATAATTATATATAAACTTTCATTCATGTTCAAAATAATTAAACATATAAATTTATGATATCCTTCACATAGGCTAATGGTTCTAGACAATAATGATACACATTTGAATTCCTCATATATTCATAAATTGAACATTTGGAACCAACTGAGGCAACCACATAACCAACCAATCCATGCTATATGTACATGCATATTAGGAATTCCACCTAAGACCACTAAAGTGGATAGCAACATATACCATGGCGCAAATATGAGACCTTTTTTTACGTTATATAGTAATTATCTATTCTATTGTGAACCTCTAGGTGATGGTAACATATTATGTTACTCTGttgtttctttattttttaataaTTTCATGTCATCTATTTTTTCTAGGTGGCATGCATGTTACTATTTATGTTACCCACACTATGGTAGGTCTAAGTATACATGTACAAATGTACCGACATGAGCATCAGTAGAAATATGGTAGCACCAAAACAATAGATGAGCTATTTACATGACTATCTGACCAGGGGATAAAGGATACACATTTATTAATTACACAAAGCATAATCATAATCAATTTGCTTTTATATAATTAAACTCCGTATAAAATTCATAGAAACTTAAAGTTTCAGGATACATTTATATGAAAGTGGCGATTTGTATATAAAATTCTACAGGATAAGAAGTCTGATGTATGTGCAAGAATAATAAAGTCAGTTGAAACCAGTGCAAGCACATAAGAGTGTGTAAAGTGCGAGTAGCATTTCATGAACATATGCACAAGTTAATGTCCCATGATAacgtgaagaaacacttagaatcATTTGACACTAAGCATAAAATCACATTGCTTCTAAGGATGAAAATTatgtttctttatttattttagataAAATGCTTTCTTTTAGTTCTTTGCGGTGGGGGatttaaaaataatatatcaGTGCAACTGTAAGGgtaaaataatactccctccgatcctaaaaaagTGTTGGGAGACTAATACAAATACGTTTTGCGCTTAAGCCCTTCTAAATTCAGGAAAATAATTTCTAGCATGGCTCGAAGCGGCCATGTCAGAGAGCATGTTGAGCACGGATTTCGTGTTCCAGAGCGAGACAGGGAGCGGGAGCAGGCGTGAACTATGAAGACCTTCACACAAAACCTGGAGAGGGTGGGCTTTGCGCCGGAAGTTCACCGGAGAGCCACCGATGGCGAAAATCTGCGAGAGAGAAAGGAGGTTAACGCCGATGGGGTCATTGGGAAGGGGAAGCAGATGGACGAATGGACCGAGAGGATGGGGAACGAGGAAGGTCAATGGAGGATCAACAAGGCAAGAGAACGCCCGGAGCTGCCGAAATCGAAGAAATTGACCGATGGCCGGAGTTGGGAATCGGCGAAACTAGGGGCGATTTGGAGAGCCCTAGCTCGACAAGGCGGATCTTCCAATGCTCTATGATGAATGGGGGTGGTTGGAATCAAACTTTCGAGCTGCCGGCCATGGCCTAGGGAAATGGCGAGGCAAGAATTGCGGGAGCGAGGAGATAGAGCGTGGAGTACGCGAGTTGAGagaaaataaaacttgatggtGGTTTTGTAAAGTATCATGTCCAACGCTTATTTCAGATCGGATGGAGTACATAATATCACATAGTTAACAGATACACGTACGGTCGGGATTCCTCCAGCTAGTTACTTAATTAatccctccatccatgaatatgtGTATTTTTAAGTTTTCTCCTAAGTGTTTTTTTAAAGTTTGATTGCTTAACTTTATAaaaatagcaatatttaggacATAGAAATTAGTATCAGCAGATGCATCTTGAATTTTTTGTTTATGCCATAAATATTTCTATGTTTTTGTATAACGTTGGTAAAAGTAAAGAATGTCCATTTTatcataaaaattaaaaatacaCTTATATTTATGAACGGAGGTTATGTATTGATTGGTTAAAACAATCAAAATACGTACCTGTGTGTGACACACGACCATGCAACCCCGAGGACACCGGCGTAGACGCTGGGATTCCTCGTCATGTTGAGCAACACCACTCTGAGCAACGGCCAGATAAGCACCTCAGGCCTCCTCTCCTCCAGGCCGCCCTCCACGTCGTCCCTCGCCTGCACGTCCTCGCCCGGCTTCCAAGCGCCACCGCTGGCTCGTCTCACCTCGAACGCTAGCAGCAGCAGAGGGAAGTAGAAGACGAACTGCGGCACCGATATCTGCACGATGGGGTTGCGCCCCCACTCACCAAACATGCCTTCCATCAGCGGCACCCCCACAACGAGCGAGTTGTTGAGGGCCGTAAGCGAGTAGCCGGTAATGCACCAGGAAGAGACGAACTCCCGGTCCCGGCCGCtgcctccggcgccgccgcatcgCGTGGTCCATGCGATGATGGCCCAGGCGGCGAGGGCAAGCACAATGACAAGCTTGGAGAGCGCGTCCGCTGCCAAGACGCGGTA encodes:
- the LOC124651154 gene encoding probable auxin efflux carrier component 5b isoform X2 produces the protein MIGWGDVYKVVGGMAPLYFALGLGYCSVRRWKLYTRDQCDALNHLATYFAVPFFAFDLAVRMDPYALNYRVLAADALSKLVIVLALAAWAIIAWTTRCGGAGGSGRDREFVSSWCITGYSLTALNNSLVVGVPLMEGMFGEWGRNPIVQISVPQFVFYFPLLLLAFEVRRASGGAWKNPSVYAGVLGVAWSCVTHRWHIETPSIIEGSVLIISRTGLGLRMFSIGQFMALQERIIACGTSLTALGMVLRFIAGPAATAAAAAALGLRGDVLRATIIQAALPQSITAFGYARVYGLHADVLSTGVIFGTLVSLPVLILYNIALGFV
- the LOC124651154 gene encoding probable auxin efflux carrier component 5b isoform X1 → MIGWGDVYKVVGGMAPLYFALGLGYCSVRRWKLYTRDQCDALNHLATYFAVPFFAFDLAVRMDPYALNYRVLAADALSKLVIVLALAAWAIIAWTTRCGGAGGSGRDREFVSSWCITGYSLTALNNSLVVGVPLMEGMFGEWGRNPIVQISVPQFVFYFPLLLLAFEVRRASGGAWKPGEDVQARDDVEGGLEERRPEVLIWPLLRVVLLNMTRNPSVYAGVLGVAWSCVTHRWHIETPSIIEGSVLIISRTGLGLRMFSIGQFMALQERIIACGTSLTALGMVLRFIAGPAATAAAAAALGLRGDVLRATIIQAALPQSITAFGYARVYGLHADVLSTGVIFGTLVSLPVLILYNIALGFV